Proteins co-encoded in one Papilio machaon chromosome 24, ilPapMach1.1, whole genome shotgun sequence genomic window:
- the LOC106720600 gene encoding uncharacterized protein LOC106720600 produces MTSHRIEVCHSADLKKLLLEAGVVCARTVAESEETSLSSEETVKDVPGQEIEAEHEETVVHEEPTYSIEEIIEELPEIFPTPSLRKILPDKIRMIEKHNRIHVLPEVFNTDIDPMKIPRISSTHAQKYINDLAEITGCKNYMNSLAEFWFLDTLANLLRRAQEDGFEKSSQVVLIQWFCEWMKEIQHFDAATRQRMLKRFKDTMLLAAGYLAQYDELPVPADVGVSYKPEETANASLPPMATASKHLVTFENFQCCLTDLTKIIHYIFDLFSSDFQYDLIRSVFTCTPEYRIIDVPHTLQQPKRFYTTYKSKSKEKAPKKEKEQKTAKGKKKEVESEQFLHLVQLQNEIEREKEEEFEKEREDWHRRSHLLPLSFAVTDEFFDKYWPPPTPEIVSIPETEPKGKGKKK; encoded by the exons ATGACATCTCATAGGATAGAAGTATGCCACTCAGCGGATCTGAAGAAGTTGTTGTTGGAAGCGGGCGTTGTATGCGCGCGGACAGTGGCCGAATCCGAGGAAACGTCGCTAAGTTCGGAGGAGACTGTCAAAGATG TGCCCGGTCAAGAAATAGAAGCAGAACACGAGGAAACAGTAGTACATGAGGAACCAACGTATTCTATTGAAGAGATTATTGAGGAACTGCCAGAAATATTTCCTACGCCGTCTTTGAGGAAAATATTACCCGATAAAATAAGAAtgatagaaaaacataatcgAATTCACGTTCTACCAGAAGTATTCAACACTGATATAGATCCTATGAAGATACCGAGGATATCTAGTACACATGCCCAGAAGTATATAAATGATTTAGCTGAAATCACAGGATGTAAGAATTATATGAACAGTTTAGCGGAGTTCTGGTTTTTGGATACTTTAGCTAATTTGTTGAGACGGGCTCAGGAAGATGGTTTCGAAAAAT CTTCTCAGGTTGTACTTATTCAATGGTTTTGCGAGTGGATGAAGGAGATTCAACACTTTGACGCTGCGACCAGACAACGTATGCTCAAGAGATTTAAG GACACCATGTTGCTAGCTGCAGGTTACCTGGCCCAGTACGACGAGCTGCCTGTCCCCGCGGACGTGGGAGTGTCATACAAGCCGGAAGAGACGGCGAACGCCAGCCTTCCCCCCATGGCAACTGCCTCAAAGCATCTCGTCACCTTTGAAAACTTTCAATGCTGTCTCACTGATTTGACGAAGataattcattatatttttgattt ATTTAGTTCAGACTTCCAGTACGATCTGATCCGATCAGTGTTCACGTGCACGCCGGAGTATCGGATAATAGACGTACCGCACACATTACAGCAACCGAAGCGTTTCTACACGACCTACAAATCTAAGTCTAAAGAGAAGGCGCCCAAAAAGGAAAAGGAACAAAAAACGGCCAAAGGGAAGAAGAAAGAAGTCGAATCTGAACAATTCTTACATTTAGTCCAA CTTCAAAACGAAATAGAGCGTGAAAAAGAGGAAGAATTCGAGAAGGAGAGAGAAGATTGGCACAGACGCAGTCATTTGCTGCCGTTGTCGTTTGCGGTGACAGATGAGTTCTTTGACAAGTACTGGCCTCCGCCTACACCAGAAATAGTTTCAATACCTGAAACTGAACCTaaagggaagggaaagaagaaataa